The following are encoded in a window of Mycobacteroides chelonae CCUG 47445 genomic DNA:
- a CDS encoding MmpS family transport accessory protein: MWIPLVLAVVGVAGGFTVSRLHGVFGNERRPAYANTEREEKRPHDPKYLVYEVFGPPGAVATISYFDADAEPQVIREATLPWSVEFPITEATAMGNLTAQGDADSIGCRILVGDKVKDEKIRYGVSALTFCMLKAA; the protein is encoded by the coding sequence GTGTGGATTCCGTTGGTGCTAGCGGTCGTGGGAGTTGCGGGCGGATTCACCGTGTCGCGGCTGCACGGTGTCTTCGGTAACGAGCGTCGTCCCGCGTACGCCAACACCGAGCGGGAAGAGAAGCGGCCACACGATCCGAAGTACCTGGTCTACGAAGTGTTCGGTCCCCCTGGCGCGGTGGCGACCATCAGCTACTTCGATGCCGACGCGGAGCCGCAGGTCATCAGGGAGGCCACGCTGCCTTGGTCGGTGGAATTCCCGATCACCGAGGCGACGGCCATGGGTAACCTCACCGCGCAGGGTGACGCAGACAGCATCGGGTGCCGCATTCTCGTGGGTGACAAGGTCAAGGACGAGAAGATCCGATACGGCGTCAGCGCATTGACCTTCTGCATGTTGAAGGCCGCATGA
- a CDS encoding lipase family protein, giving the protein MATKPKAVLGGTAWAGAAAAVAGIAGTATALRNPAVVHRLNGWAARKLTDAQRADRHAAILPTPIPGPSFYSDPGDLTSRANGEIVRTHRVFPRIPLPGFTIQRFMVRSTDTAGNAVPVTATLVEPNRPWRGLGARPVVVRNQPINSLGLKAAPSYRVERGMYVDVPPLAPLLLARNYAVLVPDHEGPRMAYSAGIMAGHAVLDSVRGMRRLCPDLVESPMVMDGYSGGAIATVWAAQEQPVYAPELSFKGAVAGGTPTDYALLYRSMNSALGSGLFAAATIGQAREYPSMLELFGDFAFYMTTLIKDLPQPPLAVAGVARIDLDVLASIPEPFESAIAQNVIAANKPGATAPVMPILLYHGSRDRFIGDQFVPEQGVRTLIESWRSKGATVDYLPVPGEHLIAAGWAMPSVLRWMRGVLGD; this is encoded by the coding sequence ATGGCAACGAAGCCCAAGGCTGTTCTCGGTGGCACCGCATGGGCCGGGGCGGCCGCGGCGGTGGCAGGGATAGCAGGGACCGCGACCGCTTTGCGCAATCCTGCGGTGGTGCATCGACTCAACGGCTGGGCGGCGCGCAAGCTGACCGACGCGCAGCGGGCCGATCGGCATGCCGCCATCCTGCCGACGCCGATACCGGGGCCCAGCTTCTATTCGGACCCAGGTGATCTGACCAGTCGTGCCAACGGAGAAATCGTTCGTACCCATCGAGTGTTTCCGCGGATTCCGCTGCCTGGATTTACTATTCAACGATTTATGGTGCGCTCCACCGACACGGCGGGCAATGCCGTGCCCGTGACGGCGACTCTGGTCGAGCCGAACCGCCCATGGCGGGGCCTGGGTGCGCGGCCGGTGGTGGTACGCAATCAGCCGATCAACTCGCTGGGGCTCAAGGCGGCACCCTCGTACCGGGTCGAGCGCGGCATGTATGTAGATGTGCCGCCGCTGGCGCCGCTGCTGCTGGCACGAAACTACGCGGTGCTCGTACCCGATCATGAGGGCCCGCGGATGGCCTACTCGGCGGGCATCATGGCTGGCCACGCCGTACTGGATTCGGTACGGGGAATGCGTCGACTATGTCCGGATCTCGTGGAGTCCCCCATGGTGATGGACGGGTACAGCGGTGGTGCCATCGCAACGGTGTGGGCCGCCCAGGAGCAGCCGGTCTACGCGCCGGAGTTGAGTTTCAAAGGGGCCGTCGCGGGTGGTACACCGACGGATTACGCGCTGTTGTACCGCAGCATGAACAGCGCCTTGGGGTCTGGGCTTTTCGCCGCGGCCACGATCGGGCAGGCACGTGAGTATCCGAGCATGCTGGAGCTGTTCGGCGACTTTGCCTTCTATATGACGACCTTGATCAAGGACTTACCCCAGCCACCCCTGGCTGTGGCCGGGGTAGCACGTATCGATCTAGATGTATTAGCGTCAATTCCAGAGCCTTTCGAGTCCGCGATTGCGCAGAATGTGATCGCCGCGAACAAGCCCGGCGCCACGGCACCGGTGATGCCGATCCTGCTCTACCACGGATCACGCGACCGGTTCATCGGTGATCAGTTCGTCCCAGAGCAAGGTGTGAGGACGCTCATCGAGAGTTGGCGGTCCAAGGGAGCGACAGTGGACTACCTGCCCGTGCCTGGCGAACATCTGATCGCGGCAGGATGGGCGATGCCCAGCGTGTTGCGTTGGATGCGCGGCGTACTTGGGGATTAA
- a CDS encoding ATP-binding cassette domain-containing protein translates to MAKSAKITDNHPADSHDLIRVHGARVNNLKDISVELPKRRLTVFTGVSGSGKSSLVFGTVAAESQRLINETYSAFVQGFMPSLARPDVDVLDGLTTAIIVDQERMGSDPRSTVGTATDANAMLRILFSRLGRPHIGSAQAFSFNVASISGAGAVTVQRGSQPTKERREFSITGGMCPRCEGRGSINDIDLTALYDDGKSLNEGALTIPGYSMDGWYGRIYRGCGFLDPDKPIRKYTKKELDDLLHKEATKLKVDGVNLTYLGLIPQIQKSYLSKDIESMQPHVRTFVERIATFTTCPDCDGTRLSALARSSKIKGKNIAEVCAMQISDLAEWVSALEEPSAAPLLEKLRHSLDSFVQIGLGYLSLDRPAGTLSGGEAQRTKMIRHLGSSLTDITYVFDEPTIGLHPHDIQRMNSLLLQLRDKGNTVLVVEHKPETIHIADHVVDLGPGAGAGGGTVCFEGTVAQLRTSGTVTGRHLDDRATLKGSVRRSNSYLEIRGASTHNLQKVDLDIPLGVLVVITGVAGSGKSSLIDGSVAKLDDVITVDQTPIRGSRRSNPATYTGLLEPIRKAFAKANGVKPALFSANSEGACPHCNGAGVIYTDLGVMATVATTCDVCEGKRFDTAVLNYHFGGRDVSQVLALSVADAQTFFGEGDAKLPAAHKILNRLNEVGLGYLSLGQPLTTLSGGERQRLKLATHMGAAGGVYVLDEPTTGLHLADVEQLLGLLDGLVVSGKSVIVIEHHQAVMAHADWIIDLGPGAGHDGGRVVFEGTPEDLVSARSTLTGKHLAEYVGA, encoded by the coding sequence ATGGCCAAGAGCGCCAAAATAACCGACAACCATCCAGCCGACAGCCACGATCTGATCCGCGTGCATGGCGCGCGGGTCAACAACCTCAAAGACATCAGCGTCGAGCTGCCCAAGCGCCGACTCACGGTATTCACCGGTGTCTCCGGCTCAGGCAAGAGTTCGTTGGTGTTCGGCACCGTGGCCGCCGAATCGCAACGCCTGATCAACGAGACATACAGTGCGTTCGTGCAGGGATTCATGCCGTCCTTGGCGCGACCAGATGTCGATGTGCTCGACGGGCTGACGACGGCGATCATCGTCGATCAGGAACGCATGGGCTCAGATCCGCGATCCACGGTGGGTACCGCAACCGATGCCAATGCGATGCTGCGCATCCTCTTCAGTCGACTCGGTAGGCCGCATATAGGCTCGGCACAAGCATTTTCGTTCAACGTTGCCTCGATAAGCGGTGCGGGAGCGGTAACCGTTCAGCGTGGCTCACAGCCCACGAAGGAGCGTCGGGAGTTCAGTATCACCGGGGGTATGTGTCCACGGTGCGAAGGCCGGGGTTCGATCAACGACATCGATCTCACCGCGCTCTATGACGACGGCAAGTCGCTCAACGAGGGCGCACTGACCATCCCCGGGTACAGCATGGACGGGTGGTACGGGCGCATCTATCGCGGTTGCGGATTCCTAGACCCCGACAAGCCGATTCGCAAGTACACCAAGAAGGAACTGGATGATCTGCTGCACAAGGAGGCGACCAAGCTCAAGGTTGATGGCGTCAACCTGACATACCTCGGGTTGATTCCGCAGATCCAGAAGTCATACTTGTCCAAGGACATTGAGTCCATGCAGCCACACGTACGCACGTTTGTGGAGCGGATTGCCACCTTCACCACCTGTCCGGATTGCGACGGAACCCGGCTTTCGGCGCTGGCACGATCGTCGAAGATCAAAGGCAAGAACATCGCCGAGGTGTGCGCGATGCAGATCAGCGACTTGGCCGAGTGGGTGAGTGCTCTGGAGGAACCTTCGGCCGCTCCGCTGTTGGAAAAGCTAAGGCATTCATTGGACTCGTTCGTGCAGATCGGTCTTGGCTACTTATCACTGGATCGGCCGGCTGGAACATTATCCGGTGGAGAAGCTCAGCGCACCAAGATGATTCGCCATCTCGGCTCCTCGCTCACCGATATCACCTATGTGTTCGACGAGCCGACTATAGGGCTGCATCCGCATGACATCCAGCGGATGAACAGTCTGCTGCTGCAGCTGCGCGACAAGGGCAACACCGTGCTGGTGGTGGAGCATAAACCTGAGACCATCCACATCGCGGACCATGTCGTCGATTTGGGACCCGGTGCGGGTGCCGGGGGTGGGACTGTGTGCTTCGAGGGCACGGTGGCGCAGCTGCGGACCAGCGGCACCGTCACCGGGAGACACCTCGATGACCGTGCCACGCTGAAGGGCTCCGTGCGGAGATCGAACTCATACTTGGAAATTCGAGGCGCCAGCACCCATAATCTGCAGAAGGTAGACCTCGACATCCCTCTCGGTGTGCTGGTGGTCATCACCGGCGTCGCGGGCTCCGGCAAGAGCTCGCTGATCGACGGATCGGTGGCCAAGCTCGATGATGTGATCACCGTGGACCAGACCCCGATCCGGGGCTCACGGCGTAGCAACCCGGCGACCTACACCGGCCTGCTGGAGCCGATCCGTAAGGCATTCGCGAAAGCCAATGGGGTGAAGCCGGCCTTGTTCAGTGCGAACTCGGAGGGGGCGTGCCCCCACTGCAATGGTGCGGGTGTCATCTACACCGATCTGGGTGTGATGGCGACGGTGGCGACCACATGCGATGTGTGCGAAGGCAAGCGGTTCGACACGGCCGTATTGAACTATCACTTCGGTGGCCGCGATGTCAGCCAAGTGCTGGCACTGTCGGTCGCCGACGCGCAGACGTTCTTCGGGGAAGGTGACGCGAAACTTCCGGCAGCCCACAAGATTTTGAACAGGCTGAATGAGGTCGGCCTGGGCTATCTCAGCCTCGGTCAGCCGCTCACCACGCTCTCCGGCGGAGAGCGGCAGCGCCTCAAGCTGGCCACACACATGGGCGCGGCAGGCGGTGTCTACGTCCTGGACGAGCCGACCACGGGCCTGCATCTCGCCGACGTCGAGCAGCTCCTCGGCTTGTTGGATGGGCTGGTGGTTTCCGGGAAGTCCGTGATTGTCATCGAGCACCATCAGGCGGTGATGGCGCATGCCGACTGGATTATCGACTTGGGTCCGGGTGCCGGGCACGACGGAGGCCGCGTGGTCTTCGAAGGTACGCCCGAAGATCTTGTCAGCGCACGGTCGACGCTGACGGGCAAGCACCTCGCCGAGTACGTGGGCGCCTAG
- a CDS encoding VOC family protein, whose product MDITINASFLPHTDPEASLAFYRDALGFEVRKDVGYEGMRWITVGPAGRPDMNLVLTPPAADPGITEEERRTVTEMMAKGTYASIMLATNDLAGLFERVQATGAEVMQEPTDQPWGSRDCAFRDPAGCTVRIQELP is encoded by the coding sequence ATGGACATCACGATCAATGCGAGCTTCCTGCCACACACCGACCCGGAGGCCTCGCTGGCCTTCTATCGTGACGCGCTTGGGTTCGAGGTTCGCAAGGACGTCGGATATGAAGGGATGCGGTGGATCACCGTCGGGCCGGCAGGGCGTCCCGATATGAACCTCGTGTTGACACCCCCTGCTGCGGACCCGGGAATCACGGAGGAGGAGCGCCGGACTGTCACCGAGATGATGGCCAAGGGCACGTACGCGAGCATCATGCTGGCCACCAACGACCTGGCCGGGCTTTTCGAGCGTGTGCAGGCGACCGGTGCCGAAGTCATGCAGGAGCCAACCGATCAGCCCTGGGGTTCTCGAGACTGTGCCTTCCGTGATCCTGCCGGCTGCACCGTCCGCATCCAGGAGCTGCCCTGA
- a CDS encoding helix-turn-helix transcriptional regulator, whose translation MTHAGEEQRLRDLARLRRVRDRIDREYAQPLNVEELARDAHMSSGHLSRQFKSAYGESPYSYLMTRRIERAMMLLRRGDMSVTEVCFAVGGSSLGTFSTRFTELVGVPPSVYRERSAEHVAGIPACVAKHVTRPIRNQEATTARRS comes from the coding sequence GTGACCCATGCAGGCGAGGAGCAGCGCCTGCGCGACCTCGCGCGTCTTCGCCGGGTACGCGACCGGATCGACCGCGAGTACGCGCAGCCGCTGAACGTCGAAGAACTGGCCCGCGATGCTCATATGTCCTCGGGTCACCTGAGCCGTCAGTTCAAGAGCGCATACGGGGAGTCGCCGTACTCCTACCTGATGACCCGACGGATCGAGCGGGCCATGATGCTGTTGCGCCGGGGAGACATGAGTGTCACCGAGGTCTGCTTCGCGGTCGGTGGCTCATCGCTCGGCACTTTCAGCACGCGTTTTACCGAACTGGTCGGGGTTCCACCCAGTGTGTACCGAGAGCGCTCTGCAGAGCACGTCGCAGGCATCCCGGCGTGCGTCGCCAAGCACGTCACCAGACCGATCAGGAATCAAGAAGCCACCACGGCGCGGCGCAGCTAG
- the car gene encoding carboxylic acid reductase, which translates to MTETISTPAATTTPDLADQQELERRVAQVVSNDPQLQALLPDDAVSGAVNEPGLTLIELIRRLLEGYGDRPALGQRAVELVTDEHGATTVALKTEFVTTSYRELWNRAEAIAAAWYAQGIRDGDFVAQLGFTSTDFASLDVAGLRLGTVSVPLQTGASVQQRNAILEETQPTVFAASVEYLEAAVDSVLATPSVQLLSVFDYHPEADAHRAALSAVRDRLETAGRTITIDSLGDAIARGRELPAAPQPSEDPDALRLLIYTSGSTGTPKGAMYPQWLVANLWQKKWLTTTVIPSVGVNFMPMSHLAGRLTLMGTLSGGGTAYYIASSDLSTFFEDIALIRPTEVLFVPRVVEMVFQRYQAELDRSLAPGESNAEIAEKIKVRIREEDFGGRVLNAGSGSAPLSPEMNDFMESLLQVAMLDGYGSTEAGAVWRDGVLQRPPVTEYKLVDVPELGYFTTDSPHPRGELRIKSETMFPGYYKRPETTADVFDEDGFYMTGDVVAELGPDHLKYLDRVKNVLKLAQGEFVAVSKLEAAYTGSPLVRQIFVYGNSERSYLLAVVVPTPEALERYADSPDALKPLIQDSLQQVAKGAELQSYEIPRDFIVETVPFTVESGLLSDARKLLRPKLKEHYGERLEALYADLAESQNERLRELAREAAGRPVLDTVTDAAAALLGAPAADLGPDVRFIDLGGDSLSALSYSELLRDIFEVDVPVGVINSVANDLAAIARHIEAQRTGAATQPTFASVHGRDATVINAAELTLEKFIDESVLKAAKEIQPPTTDVKTVLVTGGNGWLGRWLVLDWLERLVPAGGKVYALIRGTDAAAARARLDAVYESGDPKLTAHYRQLAEQGLEVIAGDFGDQNLGLSQDTWQKLAGDVDLIVHSGALVNHVLPYSQLFGPNVAGTAEIIKLAISERLKPVTYLSTVGIADQIPVTQFEEDSDVREMSAQRQINDGYANGYGNSKWAGEVLLREAHDLAGLPVRVFRSDMILAHSEYHGQLNVTDVFTRTIQSLLLTGVAPGSFYELDAEGNRQRAHYDGVPGDFTAASITAIGGVNVTDGYHSFDVFNPHHDGVSMDTFVDWLIEAGYKIARIDDYGQWLARFETALKGLPEQQRQQSVLPLLKMYQNPQSAIDGSALPTAEFSGAVREAKVGGLGQTPGEIPHVTKELILKYADDISLLGLI; encoded by the coding sequence ATGACTGAAACGATTTCCACACCCGCCGCAACCACGACGCCCGACCTCGCCGATCAGCAAGAGCTTGAACGACGTGTCGCGCAGGTCGTGTCCAACGACCCGCAGCTGCAGGCCCTCCTTCCCGATGACGCGGTGTCCGGCGCGGTCAACGAACCCGGCCTGACACTCATCGAGCTGATCAGGCGTCTGCTGGAGGGCTACGGGGATCGCCCGGCTCTCGGGCAGCGCGCCGTCGAATTGGTGACCGACGAGCACGGTGCGACCACCGTGGCGTTGAAGACCGAATTCGTCACGACCTCCTACCGCGAGCTGTGGAATCGTGCCGAGGCCATCGCCGCCGCCTGGTACGCACAGGGAATTCGTGACGGGGACTTTGTCGCTCAGCTCGGATTCACCAGTACGGACTTCGCCTCATTGGATGTCGCGGGGCTACGTCTGGGCACCGTCTCGGTGCCATTGCAGACCGGCGCATCCGTGCAGCAGCGCAACGCGATCCTTGAAGAGACGCAGCCCACGGTGTTCGCCGCCAGCGTCGAGTACCTCGAAGCCGCCGTGGATTCCGTGCTCGCGACGCCGTCCGTGCAACTGTTGTCGGTGTTCGACTACCACCCGGAGGCGGATGCCCATCGTGCGGCACTGAGCGCCGTGCGTGACCGGCTGGAGACGGCCGGCCGGACGATCACCATCGATTCGTTGGGTGATGCCATCGCCCGTGGCCGCGAGCTTCCCGCAGCACCACAGCCCAGCGAAGACCCCGACGCGCTGCGCCTGCTTATCTACACCTCCGGCAGCACCGGCACCCCCAAGGGGGCGATGTACCCGCAGTGGCTGGTGGCCAACCTGTGGCAGAAGAAGTGGCTCACCACAACGGTGATTCCATCCGTGGGCGTCAACTTCATGCCGATGAGCCACCTCGCGGGCCGCCTTACTCTCATGGGCACCCTCTCCGGAGGCGGTACGGCCTACTACATCGCTTCCAGCGACCTATCGACGTTTTTCGAGGACATCGCGCTCATCCGGCCGACCGAGGTGCTGTTTGTGCCGCGCGTCGTGGAGATGGTCTTTCAGCGGTATCAGGCCGAGCTGGATCGTTCGCTCGCGCCCGGCGAAAGCAATGCCGAAATCGCCGAAAAGATCAAGGTGCGCATCCGCGAGGAGGACTTCGGTGGGCGTGTGCTCAACGCCGGATCTGGTTCTGCGCCACTGTCTCCCGAGATGAATGACTTCATGGAGTCGTTGCTGCAGGTAGCGATGCTTGACGGCTACGGTTCCACCGAGGCCGGCGCAGTGTGGCGTGACGGTGTGTTGCAGCGCCCTCCGGTCACCGAGTACAAGCTTGTTGATGTTCCCGAACTTGGTTACTTCACAACGGATTCTCCACATCCTCGGGGAGAGCTACGCATCAAGTCGGAGACCATGTTCCCTGGCTACTACAAGCGCCCCGAAACCACGGCGGATGTCTTCGACGAGGACGGTTTCTACATGACCGGTGACGTGGTTGCCGAGTTGGGACCGGACCACCTCAAGTACCTCGACCGCGTCAAGAACGTGCTCAAGCTTGCCCAGGGTGAGTTTGTCGCGGTGTCCAAGCTGGAGGCTGCCTACACCGGTAGCCCGCTGGTTCGGCAGATCTTCGTGTACGGAAACAGCGAGCGTTCGTACCTGCTGGCAGTCGTGGTGCCCACTCCGGAAGCCCTTGAACGATACGCGGATTCGCCGGATGCGCTCAAGCCGCTGATCCAGGATTCACTGCAGCAGGTCGCCAAGGGTGCGGAGCTGCAGTCCTACGAAATCCCCCGGGACTTCATCGTCGAGACCGTGCCGTTCACGGTCGAGTCCGGACTGCTATCGGATGCGCGCAAGCTGTTGCGCCCCAAGCTGAAGGAACACTACGGCGAACGACTGGAGGCTCTGTACGCCGACCTGGCCGAGAGTCAGAATGAGCGTCTGCGCGAGCTGGCGCGGGAGGCGGCCGGCCGGCCGGTGCTCGATACCGTGACCGATGCCGCTGCGGCCCTGTTGGGGGCGCCCGCGGCAGACCTGGGCCCCGATGTCCGGTTCATCGACCTCGGCGGCGACTCGCTCTCGGCGCTGTCGTACTCCGAATTGCTGCGCGACATCTTCGAGGTGGACGTTCCGGTCGGTGTCATCAACAGCGTCGCCAATGATCTCGCCGCCATCGCTCGGCACATTGAGGCACAGCGCACTGGCGCCGCGACGCAGCCGACGTTCGCATCGGTCCACGGCAGAGATGCCACGGTTATCAACGCGGCCGAACTCACCCTCGAAAAGTTCATCGACGAGTCGGTACTGAAGGCGGCCAAGGAAATTCAGCCACCTACCACAGACGTGAAGACCGTATTGGTGACCGGCGGCAATGGCTGGCTAGGACGCTGGTTGGTACTGGACTGGCTCGAACGGCTGGTTCCCGCCGGAGGAAAGGTATACGCACTCATCCGCGGTACCGATGCCGCGGCCGCCCGTGCGCGCCTCGATGCCGTCTATGAGTCCGGAGACCCGAAGCTGACGGCGCACTACCGTCAGCTCGCGGAGCAGGGACTTGAAGTGATCGCCGGTGACTTCGGTGACCAGAACCTGGGTCTGTCCCAGGATACTTGGCAGAAGCTGGCCGGAGATGTCGATCTGATCGTCCATTCCGGTGCATTGGTGAACCATGTGCTGCCCTACAGCCAGCTGTTCGGCCCCAATGTGGCGGGCACCGCCGAGATCATCAAGCTGGCGATCTCCGAACGGCTCAAGCCGGTCACTTATCTGTCGACGGTTGGCATCGCCGATCAGATCCCGGTGACGCAGTTCGAGGAAGACTCCGATGTCAGGGAGATGTCGGCGCAGCGGCAGATCAACGACGGCTACGCCAACGGATACGGCAATTCGAAGTGGGCCGGCGAGGTGCTGCTCCGTGAGGCCCATGACCTGGCGGGGCTGCCGGTGCGGGTGTTCCGATCCGACATGATCCTGGCCCACAGCGAGTACCACGGTCAGCTCAATGTCACCGACGTGTTCACGCGAACCATCCAGAGTTTGTTGCTCACCGGCGTCGCACCGGGCAGCTTCTACGAATTGGATGCCGAGGGCAATCGTCAGCGCGCTCATTATGACGGCGTCCCAGGTGATTTCACTGCCGCCTCCATCACCGCGATCGGCGGTGTGAACGTGACGGACGGTTACCACAGCTTCGATGTGTTCAACCCCCACCACGACGGCGTCTCGATGGATACCTTCGTGGATTGGCTCATCGAGGCCGGGTACAAGATCGCCCGGATCGACGACTACGGCCAGTGGCTGGCTCGGTTCGAGACGGCCCTCAAGGGATTGCCCGAGCAACAGCGCCAGCAGTCCGTGCTACCGCTGCTCAAGATGTACCAGAATCCGCAGTCGGCGATCGACGGAAGTGCGCTGCCGACAGCTGAATTCAGCGGAGCCGTGCGAGAGGCGAAGGTTGGCGGACTGGGCCAGACACCAGGTGAGATCCCGCATGTCACCAAGGAGCTGATCCTCAAGTACGCCGACGATATCAGTCTGTTGGGTCTGATCTAG
- a CDS encoding glutaredoxin domain-containing protein — MTKPISESDEVVLYWRPGCPYCIKLRAELRFSGLRYTEVNIWESAEAAAYVRSVANGNETVPTVDVAGHAVVNPSRRQLLALVREHAPQALRE; from the coding sequence ATGACGAAGCCCATTTCAGAGTCTGACGAGGTTGTCCTGTACTGGCGACCGGGCTGTCCCTACTGCATCAAACTCCGGGCGGAACTGCGCTTCAGCGGACTTCGCTACACAGAGGTCAACATCTGGGAATCCGCGGAGGCGGCAGCTTACGTGCGTTCCGTCGCCAACGGCAACGAGACTGTGCCGACTGTGGACGTCGCGGGGCATGCCGTGGTGAACCCCTCACGGCGACAACTGCTGGCCTTGGTGCGAGAGCATGCGCCACAGGCGTTGCGAGAGTGA
- a CDS encoding pyridoxamine 5'-phosphate oxidase family protein, translated as MPTLTDEMKRMLGSQLAILATVTDGTTPNIGPKRSLRVRDEHSLIFNENTGGQTLANIHAGSKVSVAVIDREALDGYRFVGSAHVHESGPAFDDAVAFAQERGLKYPRCAVVIAIDDIYTLKPGVTAGKPV; from the coding sequence ATGCCCACGCTCACCGATGAGATGAAGCGGATGCTCGGTTCCCAGCTGGCGATTCTTGCGACCGTGACCGACGGCACGACCCCCAACATTGGACCCAAACGCTCCCTTCGGGTCCGGGATGAGCATTCGCTGATTTTCAACGAGAACACCGGCGGGCAGACTTTGGCCAATATTCATGCAGGATCGAAGGTCTCGGTTGCGGTGATCGATCGCGAAGCGTTGGACGGCTACCGGTTCGTCGGTTCGGCCCACGTTCACGAATCGGGGCCCGCGTTCGACGATGCCGTCGCGTTCGCGCAGGAGCGCGGCCTGAAGTACCCGCGCTGTGCCGTCGTCATCGCGATCGACGACATCTACACGCTCAAGCCAGGTGTCACTGCGGGGAAGCCCGTGTAG
- a CDS encoding WhiB family transcriptional regulator, with protein sequence MSTDLFFSPDNERGRARNLREARAKQICRNCPVRDPCGRYAIAAGESFGVWGATTPRERRDRSGVPPRKRALDVVSYSE encoded by the coding sequence ATGTCGACCGATCTGTTCTTCTCGCCGGATAACGAGCGGGGAAGGGCCCGAAACCTGCGGGAGGCACGCGCCAAACAGATCTGCCGGAATTGCCCCGTGCGGGACCCGTGCGGTAGGTACGCCATCGCGGCAGGCGAATCGTTCGGGGTGTGGGGAGCGACCACCCCACGGGAACGGCGCGACCGGAGCGGGGTGCCGCCGCGGAAGCGAGCACTAGACGTAGTTAGTTATTCCGAATAA